The sequence below is a genomic window from Syntrophorhabdaceae bacterium.
AATTTCACCTCTTAAAGTAAAACATTCGAAGTAAATAGTATATTTGTATCAGTAGAATACAGGGTATTGACCAATATTGTTTTTTAAAAAGTCGGGTAAGACAGCGAAAGAGAGGCTAATAGAAGCAAGGCTATGGAAAAAAACAGGACCTTTATTTTGATTTTGACAAAGGCCATAAAATATGAAAAACTGTTATGAATATATGAAAAATAAAAGGCTTTTAATCTTTTTGGGTATTGCCATAGTAAGTATTACAATTTCTATAGGTCTTTACAGCATAAAGATAGATTTTTTTACAGCCATCGACCTGAAGTTAAAGGATACCAAATTCAAGATAAGGGAAAATATAAAGCCTGACCAGAGGGTTGCTGTAGTTGCCATAGACACAAAGAGCGTTAATGAATTGGGCAGGTGGCCCTGGGACAGAAAACTGATGGCGAGGCTTATAGAGAACCTGAAAGTTTACGGAGCAAAGGCCATATGCCTTGATATAGTGTTCTCAGAGACATCAACACCTGATTCGGATAAAACACTGGCAGAATCCATAAAAAAAGCAGGAAATGTGGTAACAGGTTATTTTTTCAGACAGGAGGAAGAGACCAAATCTGAAGAATCGTTCATGATCCTCAAGGAATCCAGGGTAAAGGTAATAAGGATACAGGAAAATGTAACAGAAATCCCTGTTATAACCTTTCCTTCAGTGGAAACCAATATCCCCATGATTGCCCGATCTTCTTATTCCTCAGGCTTCTTTAATGTTATCCATGACAGAGACGGCATCATAAGGACGGCGAACCTACTTATCCTCTTTGACGGCGACATCTATCCATCCCTTCCTCTCACAGGCTTAAAAAAATATTTAGAAAATGAAATTATTCTTGATGTGGCTGTTTATGGAATAGGGGGTCTTTATATAGGAGAAAAAAGGATACCTGTAGATGAATCGGGTCGTCTTACACTTAACTACTACGGAAGCCAAGGGTCATTTAAGACCATCCCTGCTGTAGACGTAATAAAGAATAGATTAAAGCCTAAAAGCCTGAAAGATATGTTTATCCTTGTTGGCCCCACAGAGATAGGAATAGCCGATATAAGGGCAACACCGTTGGATCCCACACTTCCTGGGGTGGAGATACATGCCACAATGGTCTCCAATACACTCCAGAATAATTTCCTATACAGAAATGCCATGGTCATAGGCATCGAGATCATATTTATCTGCCTCTTTCCCCTTATCCTTGCCGTAGCATTTACCTTTATTAAAAGGATCATTACTACCCTGGCATTTTTCCTTCTCATCATGGGCGTCTACATACTTGTAGATTTTCTCCTCTTTAAAAATATGTTTTTAAATACCACGATAATCTACCCTATTATCTCCATATCCATTACATATCTCGGCTCTGAGGCATATAAAAATCTTGTTGAAGAGAGGCATTCCCGTTTCCTTAAAAAGGCTTTCTCAAGCTATGTATCCCCTGCCCTTGTGGGACAGATAATAAAAAATCCCGATTTGCTCAAACTCGGTGGTGAGAAAAGAAAGATATCGGTTCTTTTTTCAGATATAAGGTCCTTTACCACCATCTCGGAGAGGCTAACCCCTGAAGAACTGGTTCTACTGCTGAATAAATACATGGGTCCTATGACAGATATCCTCCTTTCAAAAAAAGGCACACTGGACAAATACATAGGCGATGCCATAATGGCCATATATAATGCACCCATCCATGTGGAGAATCATTCCATAATGGCATGCGAGACAGCCCTGGAGATGTTAGATAAACTAAAAGAAATCAATGGAGAATTTAAAAAAAGGGGGCTTATTGAAATAGACATAGGCATAGGCATAAATACCGGTGATGCCATAGTAGGCAACATGGGTTCTGACGTGAGGTTTGATTATACTGCCATAGGAGATACCGTCAACCTTGCATCAAGACTTGAAGGGATGAATAAGGTCTATAAGACCCATGCCATTGTAAGTGAATTTACAGTAGAGCATATATTAGAGCTAATAGGAAACGAAAACAAAAGATTCTACTTCAGGGAACTGGACCTTATCAGGGTAAAAGGCAAGGAAAAACCAGTAAAGATATACGAACTTTTAAAAGAGGCAGACCAGAATTTTCTTGAAGAATTTACAAATGCCCTCCAAATCTACAGAAGATGTGAGTTTAAAAAGGCAAGGGATATGTTTATTTCCATACATGAAAGATATAAAGACCCTACATCAACGGTATTCATAGAGAGATGCCATGAGTTTATTGAGAGTCCTCTTCCTGGCCAATGGGATGGCGTCTATGTGGCAAAGTCAAAATAGTCTCCAGATTGTATCTCAATCTGTTTCCTGTCTCAGATATCTTACCTTCTATAAATAACTGTTCTATGATCGTATCGATATCTGATTCGCCCATCCTACCTGAAAAGGTATTCTTAAGGTGTTTTGCCAGAGATACCCTTGTCCTTGGCCTTCTGGCAGGTGGTATCTTTGAAAGATTTATTACCACTGCCTCTGTATAATCTGATTTGGGTTCACCCTGATCTGATGCAGGCATTTGAGAGAGACTAACAATACGTTTTACCTTCAATCCCAGACGGTTTGCATACTGAACCACTGCATCGTATCCTTTATCCTTGGAAAAAAGATAAATTTCCCCTACTTTTTCTTTTGATGCACTTAATCTCCCCAATTCAAAGGCAATATGAAAATCTAAGTTGTTCTTTCCGTTCCCCTCTATCTTTATCCACCTTAATGAATTGCCAAAAGGCTGGGTAGATGCCACAAGGTCAAAGGGTATCTTGTTCTGTGATTTTCCTATGAAAAACCATATCTCCACCAGATTTGGGTCAAGATTTTCAAGGTTAAGGCTCTGAATATTCTCATAATCTATCATCAATATCATCTTCATGTTCGAATCTCCTTAGATATTCTATTATTATAAAAAAATTTTGAAAATTTACAATGGATTTTATATTTCTGCCAGGTTTTTTTATTTTATATTGTCCCCTCATTTGATTTAATATATTAAAAATATGGTGGAAGGCATAAGGGAAAAATTCAACAAAGATATAGAGATAGGTATTATCCATACCGCTACTTCTCCCTGCAGGTGCGCCGAAGCTATAGAGGTAGGCATAAAAGCCCTTGGTTTTAGGTCGTCTATATACAACTCAGAGGATATCCTTATAAAGGGGAACTACATTGTCGATATAAGTGACCTTATAATTGACCATACAGACACCTTTCTCGAAAGGGGAGGTATGCGGGCATTTGTAAGGCTCATCCTTGAAGCAAAAGGCGCAAAACTTATTGGTGCCGGGTCACATGCAGCTATGGTAGGAGATGATAAATATGCTACTAAGAAAAAATTCCAAAAACTCAATATCCCGACGCCAGAAGGTATTGTGATATTTAACAGTAATTGGGACCTTCCCAACTGGCTCATGCCGCCATATATTATAAAGCCGATATATGAGCATATGAGTAGGGGTATAACCGTAGTAGATGATAAAAAGGAGGCCCGTGCAATAACAGAACACTTGATAAGGACATTGAAACAACCTGTTATTATCGAAAGATTTATATCAGGCAGGGAGATGGCCGTATCTATGATAGAGGATACTGAAAAGGGTTTGGTCATGCTGCCACCTCTGGAGTGGATTATGGATCCCCATGAAAAATACCAGAACAGGTCTTTTAAACTAACGGAACATAGCAGGGGAAGAAAGGATGTCATGCCGGCAGTCCTTTCAAAAAAAGACATGGAAAGGCTTTCATATCTTGCCAAAAATGCCTTCCGGGGTCTTGGCATGAGGGACTACTGCCGTTTTGATATAAAATTTTCTATGGATGGAGAGTTCTTTTTCCTTGAGACAAATATATCACCCAGTATGGAAAAGGCTGAGGCAATGGCACTCTCTGCCCAGTTGGTAGGCATTAACTATACAGAACTCATAGGGAAGATCATCCTCTCGGCAGCAAAAAGATATGGGATGATTATATAAAATCTTTTGTATTGGCTACCCTCATCCCTTTTGAGACCATATCTTTAACAAAATCTTCGGCAAGGTTTTCAAATCCTTTGACAGGGCTTGTGGCATCTCTA
It includes:
- a CDS encoding adenylate/guanylate cyclase domain-containing protein, translated to MKNKRLLIFLGIAIVSITISIGLYSIKIDFFTAIDLKLKDTKFKIRENIKPDQRVAVVAIDTKSVNELGRWPWDRKLMARLIENLKVYGAKAICLDIVFSETSTPDSDKTLAESIKKAGNVVTGYFFRQEEETKSEESFMILKESRVKVIRIQENVTEIPVITFPSVETNIPMIARSSYSSGFFNVIHDRDGIIRTANLLILFDGDIYPSLPLTGLKKYLENEIILDVAVYGIGGLYIGEKRIPVDESGRLTLNYYGSQGSFKTIPAVDVIKNRLKPKSLKDMFILVGPTEIGIADIRATPLDPTLPGVEIHATMVSNTLQNNFLYRNAMVIGIEIIFICLFPLILAVAFTFIKRIITTLAFFLLIMGVYILVDFLLFKNMFLNTTIIYPIISISITYLGSEAYKNLVEERHSRFLKKAFSSYVSPALVGQIIKNPDLLKLGGEKRKISVLFSDIRSFTTISERLTPEELVLLLNKYMGPMTDILLSKKGTLDKYIGDAIMAIYNAPIHVENHSIMACETALEMLDKLKEINGEFKKRGLIEIDIGIGINTGDAIVGNMGSDVRFDYTAIGDTVNLASRLEGMNKVYKTHAIVSEFTVEHILELIGNENKRFYFRELDLIRVKGKEKPVKIYELLKEADQNFLEEFTNALQIYRRCEFKKARDMFISIHERYKDPTSTVFIERCHEFIESPLPGQWDGVYVAKSK
- a CDS encoding PIN domain-containing protein; translated protein: MKMILMIDYENIQSLNLENLDPNLVEIWFFIGKSQNKIPFDLVASTQPFGNSLRWIKIEGNGKNNLDFHIAFELGRLSASKEKVGEIYLFSKDKGYDAVVQYANRLGLKVKRIVSLSQMPASDQGEPKSDYTEAVVINLSKIPPARRPRTRVSLAKHLKNTFSGRMGESDIDTIIEQLFIEGKISETGNRLRYNLETILTLPHRRHPIGQEEDSQ
- a CDS encoding ATP-grasp domain-containing protein produces the protein MVEGIREKFNKDIEIGIIHTATSPCRCAEAIEVGIKALGFRSSIYNSEDILIKGNYIVDISDLIIDHTDTFLERGGMRAFVRLILEAKGAKLIGAGSHAAMVGDDKYATKKKFQKLNIPTPEGIVIFNSNWDLPNWLMPPYIIKPIYEHMSRGITVVDDKKEARAITEHLIRTLKQPVIIERFISGREMAVSMIEDTEKGLVMLPPLEWIMDPHEKYQNRSFKLTEHSRGRKDVMPAVLSKKDMERLSYLAKNAFRGLGMRDYCRFDIKFSMDGEFFFLETNISPSMEKAEAMALSAQLVGINYTELIGKIILSAAKRYGMII